One genomic region from Gossypium hirsutum isolate 1008001.06 chromosome D13, Gossypium_hirsutum_v2.1, whole genome shotgun sequence encodes:
- the LOC107919180 gene encoding probable terpene synthase 9, whose product MSERPSGGYLPTVWDPELIQSFTPLCTYETDGHRLEELKHATQLLFKSLTRPEEKIDMINKMQRLDVAKHFKKEIKELLTHLDPNTPTDLFTVTLQFCLLHQYGFFVGSDVFNKFKNSDGKFKERFSEDPAGPLSLYEASHLGVHEEDVLDETKAFSTKHLKLAMDMLELEKDLAQQSKESLEVPLYWRLPRMEARNFINIYQRDENKKLALSEFAKLDFNLLQSVYLQELKELAE is encoded by the exons ATGAGTGAACGACCATCGGGCGGATACCTTCCAACTGTTTGGGACCCTGAACTCATCCAATCCTTTACCCCTCTCTGCACG TATGAGACTGATGGACATCGTCTGGAGGAGCTGAAACATGCTACTCAGCTTTTGTTTAAATCACTAACTCGACCTGAAGAAAAAATAGATATGATCAACAAAATGCAACGACTAGATGTAGCCAAACACTTTAAGAAAGAAATCAAGGAGCTTCTTACTCATCTTGATCCCAACACTCCAACTGATCTGTTTACAGTGACCTTGCAATTTTGCCTTCTGCATCAGTATGGTTTCTTTGTCGGTTCAG aTGTGTTTAATAAGTTCAAGAACAGCGATGGGAAGTTCAAGGAGCGCTTCAGTGAAGATCCAGCAGGGCCGTTGAGCTTGTATGAAGCTTCACACCTTGGGGTGCATGAAGAAGATGTTCTTGATGAGACCAAGGCCTTTAGCACTAAACATCTAAAATTGGCAATGGACATGTTGGAGTTGGAGAAGGATTTAGCCCAACAAAGCAAAGAATCACTTGAAGTTCCATTATATTGGAGGTTGCCTAGAATGGAGGCTCGAAACTTCATCAATATCTACCAAAGAGATGAAAATAAGAAGTTAGCTCTGTCGGAATTTGCTAAGCTGGACTTCAATCTTTTGCAGTCAGTTTACCTCCAGGAGCTAAAGGAGCTCGCAGAGTAA
- the LOC107919181 gene encoding geraniol synthase, chloroplastic-like has protein sequence MEMMGRWWKRLKMKDKLPFARDRMVECYFLAMGSVPDPKFSKCRRNLTKFGSLATILDDVYDIYGQCISFINAQLLWDLEATVELPEYMNVCYKAMYNHVNEMVEDALNTLGLDILPYIKDQWMCYVQSLHVDSGGYMPTTLEAYFKNAWISIGIAVGLAYVEMERGETTSSTQCYMIQGVSAEEARDHIKDLICDSWKKLNKLVAQSSLPTGFAETALAMISCLSKIYNYRYDDITRDGWSALQVKWDLY, from the exons atggaaatgatGGGCAGGTGGTGGAAGAGGTTGAAGATGAAGGACAAGCTGCCATTTGCAAGAGATCGGATGGTTGAGTGTTATTTTTTGGCAATGGGGAGTGTTCCTGACCCAAAGTTTTCCAAATGCAGGAGAAACCTCACAAAATTTGGAAGCTTAGCGACAATATTGGATGATGTATATGACATTTATGGTCAATGTATAAGTTTCATAAATGCACAACTGCT GTGGGATCTTGAGGCTACAGTGGAACTCCCAGAGTATATGAATGTGTGCTATAAGGCCATGTACAACCATGTGAATGAAATGGTTGAGGATGCATTAAATACTCTTGGCCTGGATATCTTACCCTATATCAAGGATCAG TGGATGTGTTATGTGCAATCGTTGCATGTAGATTCTGGAGGATACATGCCAACAACATTGGAGGCATATTTTAAAAATGCATGGATCTCAATTGGCATTGCTGTTGGTTTGGCCTAC GTCGAGATGGAAAGAGGGGAGACAACAAGTTCAACCCAATGCTACATGATACAAGGAGTGTCTGCGGAAGAAGCACGAGATCACATAAAAGACTTAATATGTGATTCATGGAAAAAGCTTAACAAGTTGGTTGCTCAGTCTTCTCTTCCGACTGGCTTTGCCGAAACTGCATTGGCAATG ATATCTTGTCTTTCCAAAATTTACAATTACCGATATGATGACATAACGAGAGATGGATGGAGTGCTTTGCAAGTTAAATGGGATTTATATTAG